One Gossypium arboreum isolate Shixiya-1 chromosome 13, ASM2569848v2, whole genome shotgun sequence genomic window, tcaccacactatcgaaccttattttgctacttttgaaaatgtatatttttaaagcatgccatgtataggctagtggttATGGGatcatgttttgtgatgtatatacttagccatgtgatttggctagttggtgtttaaactcataattgataatggcttatggtatgtgatgttaatatgcAATTGTGGTATGTTATAGTaggtaagttttggtaagtttagtttgagattgaatgatgtatggaaggaaatgttttggtattatcTTATCTTATGTTGGCATGAATTGGTAAagtataagtatgaaaatggttgaTATTGTTATAATATAAATGATGAATTTTTTGGCATAAGATTGGCTAAAATGGTAATGcatatatgcttgtttctttgcttgtaggttgtcccaaatttggggtggcaaattggctattcaaatggcctatttttgtccacacgggtagagacatgggcatgtgtcacagccgtgtgcgacacacaggtATGTTGcatagtcgtgtgtcccctagggtaccctacaattgtaagtcaggcccgAACACGGCCAACGCACACGAGTATGTAGCTAGcagtgtggcccaagtcagattcgaccagggccaaggcacacgggcgtgttttgtAGCCGTGTGATCAAGTCAGTAGCTAtgcctgttttgccacggcttagacatacaggcgtgtctaagaccgtgtgaggcacacagcctgttcacacgggcgtctgaccttttaaaagttgaaaatttttataagttctaaaactttcatatgttattgAATTGATCTTGAAAGCATGTTTTAGACTTCGTAAGATTGTTTAAAGTTCACGTTGAATATGAATGATTTATGTTTATTGAAATGATAGGATATTTGATTTTTGATGGTTCTGATCTGTGTTatgagtctggtaatgcctcttaacctattccggtgacCGGTACGGGATTGGGTTGTTATAAGTATCCACTATTGAACCTTCCCTTATGAAAGTATATTTACTTTACTAGCTGACCAGTAGACGTGATGTCCTTGAATTGTTCGGCCATTTGTGTAAACGATGATATACCTCACACAACTACCTCCCTGGCAAGGTTTTAGTTCTCATGGTTATGTTCATATAGCCGTGAACATATCCTGATTCTGTAAGAGTTTGAGAGAACTATGCCTCAATAGTCTCCTCAAAGCAGCCCCACTTTACTCTCACATAGGTGACTTATGTTGTTCGACTCACCGAAACATACAACGATCATTAAAAGCATTGCTTAACCTATCCCATTTTTTAGTCACTGTTTACATCATAGGAACGGACTGGGGATAAGAACCCCTACAATAACTTTACAAGGTCTATGCAATTAGGTTGTCCCTTTGAACCTAGATATTGGGATCTCCAGTCAACTAGGTAGGGTTTTCCTTCACATAGCGCCTTTAATTTCCATAGGCTTTAGTCCCATTCTGTTCAATGTTTTATCAACCTAATCTCAATTTAAACCTTTAGTTAGCAGATCTGCAATGTTATCTTTTGATTTTACAAAATCAATAGAGATAATTCCATTTAAGATCAAGTATTTTAACGGTATTATGTCGACGACTTATATGCCTCAACTTACCATTATACATTACGTTAACAAGACACCCCCACACTTTCAAGTGGTTTGTAGGATGATTTTCTACCTTTCCATAACTCATATGGTGTCTTGTCTTTTCTTGTGGGGCACcttatttaaaaggtaattaacTCATAGAGAGGCTCCCCCCACATTTATGTGATAATCCAGAGCTTTCTAACAATGCGTTCATCTTTTCCTTTAGAGTCCAATTTTTTCGCTCGACTACTCCATTTGAGGAAAGTATGGTAGTGTTACTTCAAAAATAATTTCATGTTGTGTACAATATTCAAATGGTTCAACATATTCACCACCACGAGCATTTCTCACCATCTTAATCTTTTTATTAAGTTGGTTTTCAACTTCTTGTTTATAGAGAATATATTTCTCTATAGCTTCGTCTTTGCTCTTAAGCAAATATATGTAGCAATATTTTGTGTTGTCATCAATGaaggtaataaaatatttattctctccTCTCGTTTGAACAAATTTTTAAGTTACAAACATTGCTATGTATTAGATCAAGTGGTTTTTGACCTTGTTAATTTTGCCTCAACACATGTTTtgcaattataattataattattgtgAAACTAATGAATGTGCTATAAGTTAATTAATGTACATAAAGTATCATAATTAACATGTCCAAGCCTATTATGTCATAAATTAAATGACTTAAGCATATAaacaggaaaaaaaaaagagcaacaTTCATAGTTTTGCTTTTACAGagattgcatttagtttaatacatATCCCTTTCCCACAAACATTCCCTTTTAGAAAGAACACTCTTATTCATAGTTTTTGCGTATGTTAGGCATATAAGCCCATATCGGACACTTCCTTGAAAATTTCTTCTACAGTATTGGCCTTGTTAGCTCTAACTTTTTTTGGTATCCTACAGCTGGATGACTTGTACCCCATCTTGTTGCAATTGAAGCATTTTCCTTGAAATTTTTGCTTCTTGGAAATGCCACCTTTTGGTCCCAGTTTAGACCCATTTTCAGGTTGTTTTCCCTCCTTGAAATCTTTATTGACTTCTACGATGTTTGCCCTAGCACTATTGCTATTTGCTGCTTTGCTGAGCCTTTTTTTCGTACCTCTATTGTCTTCTTGAATCCGAAGTCTGACAATTAAATCTTCCACTgacatttcctttcttttgtaCTTTAGGTAATTCTTGAAGTCATTCCAAGCAAGAGGCAACTTCTCAATAATGGCTTCCACTTGGAAGGATTCACTTATCATCATCCCTTCAGCAAGAATTACGTGAATGATCAGTTGAAGTTCGTGCACTTGATTCAcaactaatttagaatcaatCATTACAAAATTCAAGAATTTAGCAACTAAAAAATTTTTAGCTCCAACATCTTCGGCTTTGTATTTATGGTCCAATGATGTCCATAAGCCCTTAGTTATTTTCTTAACACTATACACTTTGTAAAGTGCATCCGATAATCCATTCAGGATGTAGTTTCGGCACAAGAAATCAAAGTGTTTCCAAGCTTCAACAGTAGTGAAAGCGGTAACTTCATCTTCCTCACCCTCTTTAACAGTAGGAGGGTCATCTTTCAAAATTTTGTTCAAGTTCAACATGGTCTGTTTCCAAGTCGTGAAATTTTATCCCGAGAATTTTGCAGGTTTCGCATTGTGGCTTACAGCAGCCGCCACCGACAACACTGAGTTTTGGATTAAAGATTGTGTTTGAACAAAAGCTTCAAATTGCTAATTGACTGAATTGGTGGGAGTTTCCATTTTCtattaagaaaaaaaatcaaaattagaaaaattatcaACTTCTTTTAAACGATAGGAATCTAATAAAACCCGAAACAAAAGTTTATACAGTCtaataaaatacaataaaataatgtaCCAGGTAGGTAACCCTAAAAGAGAGGTGTTACACTCGGcatgcttaaataccaagtctttcaaagaaccaatcctaaacatgcattcTCATATTGTCTTTTTAATTCACTGTTAATAAATTTCCTTTTTCTTTGATGTCACAATTTTGAAGCTATAATTTAAGCTTTCACAATTTAAAGCCACAAAAGTCACTATAAATAGAAAAATTTATCTTTGATTTGTTAAACGGCAAGATTAaaaatctgaaacaaaatcaaaatcaattttATAAAACGGCAGGATTAAATCCCGAAACATAATTatttgattaagtctttttttgGAAATAAAATCAAGATCGGATAAAATCTGTTAAACGGCGGGAATAAATCCCGaagattattcaatttaattctaatttggaaacaaaatcaaaaatgaataaaatatgttaaacGGCAGGAATAAATCTCAAAAcagattttatttcattttagtttcTCTTTTGGCAACAAAATCAAAAATGGAATAAAATATGTTAAACGGTGGGAAAAAAAACCTCaaaatagattttatttaattttaatactcgttttggaaataaaattaaaattggaATAAAATCTGTTGAACGGCGGGAATAAATTTTGaactaaattttatttaattttaatactcGTTTTggaaatcaaatcaaaattggaATAATATCTATTGGACGGCGAAAATAAATCCCGAAactaattttatttagtttaataCTCGTTTTAGAAATAAAATTTGTTAAACAGTAGGAATAAATCACaaaaatagattttatttaatttaaatactcgttttggaaataaaataaaaaatggaatAAAATTTGTTGAACGGTGAGAACAAATCCCGAAACAGATTTtatttaacttaaatttttattttcaaataaaatacaatttttttcttttttgcctTGGTGTCTCATTTGTCTCGAATTAGAGAACTGCAAAATACTAAATTATGTCTTAAGGTTAATGGACGAAGCATGTTaacaaacaaaaaatatatataaataaacaactatttatataaaataaaataaataaaatttatttaaaatatcaaatacAAAAAACCAATACATAAGATTAGAAAACCAAAAATCGAATAAAGAATTGAATTTTACTAGATGTTGAGGCATGTTTTACACAGTTTCTTTAGACAATGATCAACTGTCTCCCAGGATACAACAATACGATGATCGAAGCCGTAGCACCACTACAGAGATCAATGAACAAGCGATATCTTTTTCTATCACCGAACATTGGAAAATAtggagaggaaaagagaagaattttGGAGAGAAAATAATGTCGGTGTGAGAGACTGAGATTGAGCAAAAAATTCTGAAGAAGTCTTAGCGTTTTATAAGCATTCAAAGTGGAGGAATTTTGGAAATATCCATATACAATGAGACAAAATCTGCATTAACGGCGCAATTAAATCAAtttgattagaataaaataaaatcaagatATATGTccttttaaatcaaattttgtaTATATTTGCTGAGGAAAAATAAATTTCGTGTTGGGCTAAAATATCTGCAGGCTCATTTTGGACCTGATCAATCCAAACATTTTGCATCACTCACGTCGTGCAAGCCCCCCCTGAGTGCGAGACAAGGTTTCAAGCTTAGTCATTTAGTTAccttcatatatatacacatctcacacttgatatttaaccaatgtgggatctaagtttttcttttcctcaacaaatatttccaagtagcttactttgagcatcaatttcttaTTCATCACTCAACAATTTTGAGCCTATGATATACCGTTGTAAAGGTCTCATGTActagaatataaaaccataattttatgattcaactctcAACCTTTATCaattgagaatatgcctcaaagtttccataaattacaatttttccaacacagttggcatgccataaggaTTAGTGTGTGTGATTTTATTAGAAGACAATGTTTAGTGTGAAGACCACGATATATGCCTTATGCCATAACACATAAGTGTCTAGTACAAGCCCTAAGTGTTTTGGTTGTGCTGGTTGGATGCACTTTTAGTGTAAATTAGCGTATTATGTTTAGTTGGAATCACAAATATTCGAGTCATATTTTACTAAGATTTACTTGGGGGTGAAGTTTTTAAAAAAGTTGTAACAATAAGTTCTGTTAATTAATGTACTCTATCATAAATGTGACTTAAATGAGTGAAACTATAAAATAGTGAAAGCACAAGTTGAATCAATGATGACAAGTGTTAAATGATTTAGTCACAAGGTGAAATAAAGGATTAAGAAGGCCCTTTTTGATATGGCACATTTAAAAGCCCCAGGCAGTGATGGCTTACACGCTCTATTCTATCAGAGTCAGTGAGAGCATGTTGGTCCTTCGATTTGTGAGTGGGTTAAACGAATTTTCTCTGGGGAGAACATTGATTCAAACCTCAATAATTTACTTATAGTCCTTTTACCTAAAGTTCAGCATCCGAAATATTTTTCACAGTTTCGACCTATCAGTCTATGTTCGGTCTTATACAAGCTAGTGATGAAGGTCATTGCTAATAGATTTAAAATGGTTTTTCTGAAGATCATTGGACCTGAACAAGCGGGACTTGTAGCAGGGAGAAATCAACGACAACATCATTATTGTTCAGGAGGTCATACATTCTATGAAAAATAAGCAAAAGAATAAAAGATGGATGGTCATTAAAATTAATCTCGCGAAGGCTTATGATTGCGTTCGTTGAGATTTCATAAACGCTTCTCTACAGGCTACAGGTATTCCTAATGTTCTTCATAATGTAATTATGTCAACTATTTCAAGTTCCACTATGCAGGTGCTTTGGAATGGAGTACCATCCTAGAAATTCAAACCGGCAAGAGGTATTCATCAAGGATGCCCGCTTTTACCTTACCTTTTTATTCTGTGTATGGAGTGGCTAAGGCATGGTATTCATGCAGCCATGGTTGATGGTAGATGGTCGCCTATTCAGTTGTCTAGATCAGGTCCATCCCTTTCCTATCTTTTTTTGCAGATGACTTGATCTTTTTTGGTCAGGCGGAGAAAAATCAAGCACGGTTATCAAGGAAGTTTTAGACATGTTTTTTGGTTTTTCGGGACATAAATTCTCCAAAGGTGTGGATGAAGACATTCAAAAGCGTATTAGTGGAATTTTTGAGTTTCAAGTGGTGCAAAATCTTGGTTCGTACTTAGGTTTCCCTCTCTTTCATGAGAAGATTATGAATAATACTTTGCGCTTTGTTGTGGATAAGGTGCGTAATAAGCTTTGTAGCTGGGACGCTAGACAACTTTCTCTTGCCGGCAGAATTACCTTAGCTCAATCGGTCTTGTTATCAATTCTGAGTTATTTTATGCAATGGATGATGACCCCTAAAGGCTTGTGTGATGAGATTGAAGTTATGGTTAGGCAATTCATTTAGGGATCCACTggtggaaataaaaaaaaaatagcttTGGTCAGTTGGGACACAATATGGCAACCTAAATCGCATGGTGGTCTTGGTATAAAGTCTTTACATGATCATAATACTTCATTCATATTGATAtttaatttagtgactaataCTTCTTCTCTTGGGTTAACGTGCTTAGATCTAAGTATTATGTTCAAAATGGCTTGCCAGAAACCTTATTGAGGGGTCGGAGTTCTTTTTTGTAGAGATCTTTATTGAAGGTTTGGCCTCTCATACGTGAGAATCTACTCTGGTCAGTTGGAGATGGTCGAAGTATTAACTGTTGGAGGGATCCTTGGGTTCCTAATGTTGGGTCTTTGGAAAAAAAAAGGTAGCTTCTAATTATAACTTGGATATGGATTGTACTTTCAGTGATATGGTCACAGAAAATGGGGATTGGAATTTAAAATTCTTTCGTCTTCAGTTCTCTGAGGATACCATTCAACGGATTGTAGGGATTCTGCCACCTCAACTAAATTCTAGCATGGATAGAATTATTTGGGGAGGGACCACGTCTGGTTCTTTCTCAATTAAAAGTGCGTACAAAAAACTTCGGGAAGAATCATGGAATGCAAAAGTGGATGTTTGGAAATTACCGTGGAAATATCAATGGTCACAAAGGGTTAGAGTTTGCATTTGGCTTGTTTTTAAACATCGTTTGCTCACTAATGCAGAAAGGTTACGAAGAAGATTGGAAACAGACACTACTTGTGGAATATGTGGTCATAATTATGAAAGTGTCCATGTTTTATGGGATTGCATAACGGCACGGGAAATATGGATGTAGTTAATCCCTACAGGTAAacaatctgttttttttttttacagggCATCTTTACGAGTGGATA contains:
- the LOC108462628 gene encoding uncharacterized protein LOC108462628, giving the protein MLNLNKILKDDPPTVKEGEEDEVTAFTTVEAWKHFDFLCRNYILNGLSDALYKVYSVKKITKGLWTSLDHKYKAEDVGAKNFLVAKFLNFVMIDSKLVVNQVHELQLIIHVILAEGMMISESFQVEAIIEKLPLAWNDFKNYLKYKRKEMSVEDLIVRLRIQEDNRGTKKRLSKAANSNSARANIVEVNKDFKEGKQPENGSKLGPKGGISKKQKFQGKCFNCNKMGYKSSSCRIPKKVRANKANTVEEIFKEVSDMGLYA